A section of the Sander vitreus isolate 19-12246 chromosome 19, sanVit1, whole genome shotgun sequence genome encodes:
- the nat16 gene encoding histidine N-acetyltransferase isoform X1 — protein sequence MILVSMFSSHQQDNLLKTCYFKMKIDTSLTMLQLPEALSQAGLQFSVATEEDFDEIMAMSQDIYGGLDYLPTRYTNWLQETNRTVILARKQGKVIALESVCVIDDGETMLVEGLRVAPQERGKGVAGVLLRFCCELVKSKYPEVKVTRLTRDDQLGPKDFQKYRLITKQGILLVRFRAEDLKFRLSELGLGGDIQSTLSTSSSNPPPVRLDHTAVHRLYLTTDLLQGLLPNGTIIQDWQPFKLLPSNMAILLKKDIDWMVDDVSNPAMASLCTFPFRVPIGDDWYYLNIDMFGKDLDLARQQFLCHLHRHTATLKGHVMCQMFLDPPLWKAMAEFCRNTLSVELVKEYTEQCVVESDVV from the exons TTATTTCAAGATGAAGATCGATACCAGCCTGACTATGCTCCAGCTGCCTGAGGCGCTGTCCCAGGCAGGCCTTCAGTTCTCGGTAGCCACTGAAGAGGACTTCGATGAGATCATGGCTATGAGCCAGGACATCTATGGAGGCCTTGACTACCTGCCCACTCGGTACACCAACTGGCTGCAGGAGACCAACCGCACAGTCATATTGGCCCGCAAACAGGGGAAAGTG ATTGCTCTggagtcagtgtgtgtgattgacGATGGGGAGACTATGCTGGTGGAAGGTCTACGTGTTGCCCCTCAGGAAAGGGGCAAGGGTGTGGCTGGAGTTCTGCTGCGCTTTTGCTGCGAGCTGGTCAAATCCAAGTACCCTGAGGTCAAAGTAACGCGCTTGACCCGTGACGATCAGCTTGGACCCAAGGATTTCCAGAAGTATCGCCTCATAACCAAGCAG GGTATTTTGCTGGTGCGCTTCAGAGCTGAAGACCTCAAGTTTCGTCTGTCTGAGCTTGGTCTCGGCGGAGACATCCAATCCACTTTGTCCACCTCCTCTTCAAACCCTCCTCCGGTGCGTCTTGACCACACAGCTGTCCACCGGCTGTATCTGACCACTGACCTGCTGCAGGGGCTCCTTCCTAATGGCACCATCATTCAAGACTGGCAGCCATTCAAGCTTTTGCCCAGTAACATGGCCATTCTACTGAAGAAGGACATTGACTGGATGGTTGATGATGTGTCCAACCCTGCTATGGCCAGCCTCTGTACCTTCCCTTTTAGGGTGCCCATTGGAGATGACTG GTATTACCTGAACATTGACATGTTCGGTAAAGACCTGGACCTGGCTCGGCAGCAGTTCTTGTGCCACCTGCACCGCCACACTGCTACCCTGAAGGGTCACGTGATGTGCCAGATGTTCCTGGACCCACCCCTCTGGAAGGCCATGGCCGAATTCTGCCGCAACACATTGAGCGTGGAGCTGGTGAAGGAGTACACCGAGCAATGCGTGGTGGAGTCAGACGTCGTCTAG
- the nat16 gene encoding histidine N-acetyltransferase isoform X2: MKIDTSLTMLQLPEALSQAGLQFSVATEEDFDEIMAMSQDIYGGLDYLPTRYTNWLQETNRTVILARKQGKVIALESVCVIDDGETMLVEGLRVAPQERGKGVAGVLLRFCCELVKSKYPEVKVTRLTRDDQLGPKDFQKYRLITKQGILLVRFRAEDLKFRLSELGLGGDIQSTLSTSSSNPPPVRLDHTAVHRLYLTTDLLQGLLPNGTIIQDWQPFKLLPSNMAILLKKDIDWMVDDVSNPAMASLCTFPFRVPIGDDWYYLNIDMFGKDLDLARQQFLCHLHRHTATLKGHVMCQMFLDPPLWKAMAEFCRNTLSVELVKEYTEQCVVESDVV; this comes from the exons ATGAAGATCGATACCAGCCTGACTATGCTCCAGCTGCCTGAGGCGCTGTCCCAGGCAGGCCTTCAGTTCTCGGTAGCCACTGAAGAGGACTTCGATGAGATCATGGCTATGAGCCAGGACATCTATGGAGGCCTTGACTACCTGCCCACTCGGTACACCAACTGGCTGCAGGAGACCAACCGCACAGTCATATTGGCCCGCAAACAGGGGAAAGTG ATTGCTCTggagtcagtgtgtgtgattgacGATGGGGAGACTATGCTGGTGGAAGGTCTACGTGTTGCCCCTCAGGAAAGGGGCAAGGGTGTGGCTGGAGTTCTGCTGCGCTTTTGCTGCGAGCTGGTCAAATCCAAGTACCCTGAGGTCAAAGTAACGCGCTTGACCCGTGACGATCAGCTTGGACCCAAGGATTTCCAGAAGTATCGCCTCATAACCAAGCAG GGTATTTTGCTGGTGCGCTTCAGAGCTGAAGACCTCAAGTTTCGTCTGTCTGAGCTTGGTCTCGGCGGAGACATCCAATCCACTTTGTCCACCTCCTCTTCAAACCCTCCTCCGGTGCGTCTTGACCACACAGCTGTCCACCGGCTGTATCTGACCACTGACCTGCTGCAGGGGCTCCTTCCTAATGGCACCATCATTCAAGACTGGCAGCCATTCAAGCTTTTGCCCAGTAACATGGCCATTCTACTGAAGAAGGACATTGACTGGATGGTTGATGATGTGTCCAACCCTGCTATGGCCAGCCTCTGTACCTTCCCTTTTAGGGTGCCCATTGGAGATGACTG GTATTACCTGAACATTGACATGTTCGGTAAAGACCTGGACCTGGCTCGGCAGCAGTTCTTGTGCCACCTGCACCGCCACACTGCTACCCTGAAGGGTCACGTGATGTGCCAGATGTTCCTGGACCCACCCCTCTGGAAGGCCATGGCCGAATTCTGCCGCAACACATTGAGCGTGGAGCTGGTGAAGGAGTACACCGAGCAATGCGTGGTGGAGTCAGACGTCGTCTAG